One Cheilinus undulatus linkage group 22, ASM1832078v1, whole genome shotgun sequence DNA window includes the following coding sequences:
- the LOC121504308 gene encoding uncharacterized protein LOC121504308, giving the protein MKIRKLPRLPELLLPYEPSRTLRSSGSGLLVIPKVRTHTHGEASFQNYGPRLEQPARGPQGRREPQKEGNALEKHPCYPDMCELLRELDAMAAKLKALKNTVRKNQNQITELQDKERTKVIFSAALGGTGAFGPFNAATTLKYTVVITNIGNAYNSATGIFTAPVAGVYYFTFFVHAEGTRLMLLALFKNSQTVVMTHDQVTGADGADNGGNAAFLRLQRGDQVFVQMLANSHVWRNEVSTTFSGFLVTQM; this is encoded by the exons atgaagataAGGAAACTCCCCCGCCTTCCAG AACTGCTTTTACCTTATGAACCCTCGCGGACCCTGCGCTCCTCTGGCAGCGGGCTCTTAGTCATTCCCAAAGTCAGGACACACACTCACGGCGAGGCGTCTTTCCAGAACTACGGCCCTCGCctggaacagcctgccagagGACCTCAGGGCCGCAGAGAAc CCCAGAAAGAAGGCAACGCTCTGGAAAAACACCCATGCTATCCTGACATGTGTGAGCTCCTGAGAGAGCTTGATGCCATGGCAGCGAAACTCAAAGCCCTGAAAAATACAGTGAGGAAGAATCAAAACCAGATCACAGAACTGCAGGACAAAG AAAGAACCAAGGTGATCTTCAGTGCAGCATTAGGAGGGACCGGAGCCTTTGGACCTTTTAACGCCGCCACCACTTTGAAATACACAGTAGTGATTACAAACATCGGCAACGCCTACAATTCAGCCACAG GTATTTTCACTGCACCTGTTGCTGGTGTTTATTACTTTACCTTCTTCGTTCACGCTGAAGGAACACGTCTGATGCTTCTGGCTCTGTTCAAGAACTCCCAAACTGTGGTCATGACCCATGATCAGGTTACTGGTGCAGACGGTGCTGATAATGGAGGAAATGCAGCGTTCCTGCGGCTGCAGCGGGGAGACCAGGTGTTTGTGCAAATGTTAGCAAATTCACATGTTTGGAGAAACGAAGTTAGTACGACTTTTAGTGGGTTTCTAGTCACTCAGATGTGA